The genomic segment ggaggaggagaggagctgcccggggaggggaggaggagaggagctgcccggggaggggaggaggagaggagctgcccggggaggggaggaggagaggagctgcccggggagaggaggaggaggagaggggctgcccggggagaggaggaggaggagaggggctgccaggggagggggagggggaggaggaggaggagaggagctgcccggggagaggaggaggagaggggctgcccgaggagggggaggaggaggagaggagctgcccggggagaggaggaggagaggggctgcccgaggagggggaggaggaggagaggagctgcccggggagaggaggaggagaggggctgcccgaggagggggaggaggaggagaggagctgcccggggagaggaggaggagaggaggggctgcccggggagggggaggaggaggaggagaggggctgcccggggaggaggaggaggagaggagctgcccggggagaggaggaagagaggggctgcccggggagaggaggaggagaggggctgcccggggagaggaggaggagaggagctgcCCGGGGAGACGACGAGGAGGAGAGGGGCTGcccggggagggggagggggagaggggctgcccggggagggggagggggagaggggctgcccggggagggggaggaggagaggggctgcccggggagggggagggggagaggggctgcccggggagggggaggaggagaggggctgcccggggagggggaggaggagaggggctgcccggggagggggaggaggagaggggctgcccggggaggggggggaggagaggggctgcccggggagggggaggaggggaggggctgcccggggaggggggggaggagaggggctgcccggggagggggaggaggggaggggctgcccggggagggggaggaggggaggggctgcccggggagaggaggaagagaggggcTGCCCggggacaggaggaggaggagaggggctgcCCGGGGAGAGGAGCTgcccggggagaggaggaggggaggggctgcCCGGGGAGAGGAGATGAAGTTGCAAGCCCCCCCAGGCTAGAGATGAAGACTCCCATGGGCAAAGAGGGGCTCACTGTAACCATCACTGGGGAAAAGCGGACCCCCCAGTACTGGGAGACGGGGGAGAAGCGGACCCTCAGTACAGGTGATGGAGAAGGAGCGGGCCCTTTCAATGACCCTTCGTTTCCATCTCATTCCCCTCCAGGCGGCCGGCACGCGGAGGGATCAGGCGCGGCAGTTGGTGATTGAGCTACAGACCCGCGGCAGCGCCGCCTTCCACCTGTTCCTGCAGTGTCTGGCGGAGTCCGGGCAGCAGGACCTCGCCGACCTCCTGCAGGAAACCGGGGGGACGAGGGAGGTGAAGAAACCTAATCCGCTGCCCCCAATACCCATCAGCAAGATTCCTGAGCGCAAAGGTCAGTGCTGTTCTGTCACCCCTCCCCCCGCCCTGTCTGCGCCTCCGTCCCCCCTTTTCTGTCTGCGCCTCCGTCCCCCCTTTTCTGTCTGCGCCTCCGTCCCCCCTTTTCTGTCTGCGCCTCCGTCCCCACATTTTCGGTCTGCGCCTCCGTCCCCCCATTTTCGGTCTGCGCCTCCGTCTCCCCCCCCCCGGCCCTGTCTGTGCCTCCGTCCCCCCCCCGGCCTGTATGTGCCTTCATGAACCCGCGGGCTctggatgagcagtgcagtgatatTACCTTTCTCTTCTCCAGGTCCTGTGGATCAGACGCCCAAACCCCTGGACATGAATACGGTGGgtgcatgtgtgtgcggtgcagtgcCGGGCTGCACACTGCGGATGGTGGGGCGCTGGCAGGGCTCCTGCATATTCAGGGGTTAATGGCGCCGGCCATAGCTGATGCCCCCTGTAAATTGTGTCCCTTTTCCCAGGATTATCCCATGAACTTTGACCCTTGCGGCCGGTGTCTGATCATCAACAACATGGCGTTCTCCGAGGCGTCCGGCCTGTCCTACAGAACCGGCTCCGACATCGACCGCGAGAAGCTGGAGCGGAGGATGCGGTCCTATCACTTCGATGTGACGGTGAAGAACAATCTGAAGGCGGCGGTGAGTGTGCGGGGGGAGGGGGTGGCGACACTGGCGAGTCCGATAATCTGGAACCTTCCAAGGCTGAGCGGAGATGTCTGCTAATCCAGCACTGCCCTGTATACACAGGAGATCCAGGAGGAGCTGCAGAGCCTGGCCTCCGCCGACCACAGCAAGCGGGACTGCTGCCTGGTGGTCATCCTATCCCACGGCTGCGAGGTGAGAGCCCCCCGGAGCGCCGGACTATCCGCGACCAGCAGGCGCCGGATTAAGGGAAAGTCCCTCTAAGAGTTCCCCTTTTTTACGTCCTCCTAGACAAGACACACTCGGTTCCCCGGTGGGGTGTTCGGGACGGACGGGGTGCGGATCCCCGTGGAGCGGATCGTGAATTTCTTCAACGGCTCCAACTGCCCCGGTCTGCGCGGAAAACCGAAGCTGTTCTTCATCCAGGCCTGCGGGGGAGGTGCGGAGCCAACTGTGTGATATTGGGCTGATGATGGGTGGTGCTGCCCCCTGCGGGTCCGTATGTCCGGCTGTAGACTGATGAGCGCTGATCTGTCTGGTATTGGGCTGATGATGGGCGGTGCTGCCCCCTGCGGGTCCATGTGTGTATctataaggctatattcacacgaacgtcccgtttttgcggtcctgttttttcatggatgcatccgtgtcacaTCCTTTCCGTGTACgggccatgtgtcatccgtgtgccttccgtgttTTTGTGGACCACAAAACACGGAAACagctagatggataaatagatgcatAGAGATAGataagggataaatagagggattaaagaatggatagagggatagatagatggatagctagaaggatagatagagggatagatagatagatagatagatggatagatagagggatagatggatagatagagggatagatggatagatagagggatagatagatagatagagggatagatagatagatagatagagggatagatagagggatagagggatagatggatagagggatagatggatagagggatagagggatagatggatagagggatagatggatagagggatagatggatagagggatagatggatagagggatagatggatggatagagggatagatggatagagggatagatggatagatagagggatagatggatagatagagggacagatggatagatagagggacagatggatagatagagggacagatggatagatagagggatagatggatagatagagggatagatggatagatagagggatggatagatagatagagggatggatagatagagggatggatagatagagggatggatagatagagggatggatagatagagggatggatagatagagggatggatagatagagggatggatagatagagggatggatagatagagggatggatagatagagggatggatagatagagggatggatagatagatagagggatggatagatagagggatagatagagggatagatagatagagggatagatagagggatagatagatagagggatagatagatagagggatagatagatagagggatagatagatagagggatagatagagggatagagggatagatagatagagggatggatagataatagagggatagatagagggatagatagatagatagatagatagagggatagatagatagatagatagagggatagatagatagatagatagagggatagatagatagagggatggatagatagatagatagatagatagatggatagatagatagagggatagatagatagagggatggatagatagatagatagatagatagatagagggatagatagatagatagatagatagagggatagatagatagagggatggatagatagatagagggatagatagagggatagatagatagatagagggatagatagatagagggatagatagagggatagatagagggatagatagagggatagatagagggatagatagatagagggatagatagatagagggatagatagatagagggatagatagatagatagatagagggatagatagatagatagagggatagatagatagatagagggatagatagatagatagaaagagggatagatagatagaaagagggatagatagagggatagatagagggatagatagatagagagatagatagagggatagatagagggatagagggatagttagatagagggatagagggatagttagatagagggatagatagagggatagatagagggattaaaGAATGAATagactaatagatagatagatgagaaagacctatagaatgtctcacctccctgcattttgtaattttgcaccctttagtgactttcatgtggcactaaagggtgcttagccttgtatttagccaaaaaataaataattaaaaaaaaatgacgtggggtcccccctatttttgtcgccagctagggtaaagcagacggctgcagcctgcagaccacagctggcagcttcaccttggctggtaatccaaaacagagggcaccccacgctgttatgttaaattaaataaataatttaaagcaaaaaacacgaggtccccccaaattggatcaccagccaaggtaaagcggacagctgtggtctggtattctcagactagggaggtccgcggttcttggaccctccccagcctaagaatagcaggccgcagccgccccagaagtggcgcatccattagacgtgccaatcctggtgttttCCCCGGCTCATCccagtgccctggtgcggtggcaaacggggtaatatatggggttgatgccagatgtgtaatgtcacctggcatcaagccctggggttagtgatgtcacgcgtctatcagatacccaacatcaccaacccagtcagtaattaaaaaaaaaaatagacaacaaatttttatttggaaaaacactccccaaaacattccctctttcaccaatttatggaaaagaaaaaaacaaatccgggtgcggcgtaatccaataagggggtcccacgacgatccataccatagtcactgtcccagtcaatgaagaacagaatgttccccattggctgggagagccgtgcagttacctgagctaacatcaataggtcagcccaggtcactgcaggggatgatgagtgctgctgtcaggaggttaggtgaggtcattacctgctgtgacgatctcttgcactcctgacgtcaccgctagtcacagtctcgggccgcttgcGAGAGGTGATATGAGAATGCGGCGGTCAGTGacgagcggtgacgtcaggagtgcaggagatcatcaccgcaggtaatgaactttactaatgtcctgacagcagcgctcatcatccccgcggctgcacgcactgcagtggcggcatatgctgacattgcagtgtgggcacccaacggaggtcacagggaagtgcttccgtgcggcttccggggatttcgcgcaaccattgacttgtattgtatagGATATGTTCCATAAtaccggaacggacatacggcatccaatgtgtttttttttgtaggatcggatgcacacggaggtGCCTCTatctgccatccgatcctacacaaaagacactgAAAAGATgggcctgtccgtgggtccgcaaaaacacggaacggtcatgtgaatgagccctaactcCGGGCTGCGGACCGATGGGCGCTGATCTGTCTGGTATTGGACTGATGCCCTGTGGGTCTGTGTATCTGGGCTGCGGACCGATGGGCGCTGATCTGTCTGGTATTGGACTGATGATGGGCGGTGCTGCGCCCTGCGGGTCTGTGTATCTGAGCTGCGGACCGATGGGCGCTGATCTGTCTGGTATTGGACTGATGATGGGCGGTGCTGCCCCCTGCGGGTCTGTGTATCTGAGCTGCGGACCGATGGGCACTGATCTGTCTGGTATTGGACTGATGATGGGCGGTGCTGCCCCCTGCGGGTCTGTGTACCTGAGCTGCGGACCGATAGGCGCTGATCTGTCTGGTATTGGACTGATGATGGGCGGTGCTGCCCCCTGCGGGTCTGTGTATCTGAGCTGCGGACCGATGGGCGCTGATCTGTCTGGTATTGGACTGATGATGGGCGGTGCTGCCCCCTGCGGGTCTGTGTATCTGGGCTGCGGACCGATGGGCGCTGATCTCTCTGGTATTGGACTGATGATGGGCGGTGCTGCCCCCTGCGGGTCTGTGTATCTGAGCTGCGGACCGATGGGCGCTGAGCTGTCTGGTATTGGACTGATGATGGGCGGTGCTGCCCCCTGCGGGTCTGTGTATCTGGGCTGCGGACCGATGGGCGCTGATCTGTCTGGTATTGGACTGACAATGGGCGGTGCTGCCCCCTGCAGGTCTGTGTATCTGGGCTGCGGACCGATGGGCGCTGAGCTGTCTGGTATTGGACTGATGATGGGCGGTGCTGCCCCTGCGGGTCTGTGTATCTGGGCTGCGGACCGATGGGCGCTGATCTGTCTGGTATTGGACTGACAATGGGCGGTGCTGCCCCCTGCAGGTCTGTGTATCTGGGCTGCGGACCGATGGGCGCTGATCTGTCTGGTATTGGACTGATGATGGGCGGTGCTGCCCCCTGCGGGTCTGTGTATCTGAGCTGCGGACCAATGGGCGCTGATCTGTCTGGCATTGGACTGATGATGGGCGGTGCTGCCCCCTGCGGGTCTGTTATCTGGGCTGTGGACCGATGGGCGCTGAGCTGTCTGGTATTGGACTGATGATGGGCGGTGCTGCCCCCTGCGGGTCTGTGTATCTGGGCTGCGGACCGATGGGCGCTGATCTCTCTGGTATTGGACTGACAATGGGTGGTGCTGCCCCCTGCAGGTCTGTGTATCTGGGCTGCGGACCGATGGGCGCTGAGCTGTCTGGTATTGGACTGATGATGGGCGGTGCTGCCCCCTGCGGGTCTGTGTATCTGAGCTGCGGACCAATGGGCGCTGATCTGTCTGGCATTGGACTGATGATGGGCGGTGCTGCCCCCTGCGGGTCTGTTATCTGGGCTGTGGACCGATGGGCGCTGATCTGTCTTTTTATCCATCTTTTTAGAGGAGAAGGACCGAGGTTGTGCGGTGGATTTGGGGGAGTCGGGGGATCGGCCCCGTTACCCTCACACTGACTCCTTACAGAGTGACGCCACCGCCGTCCGTCCGGACAGGGAAGAGGCGGATGAGCCGGACGCTCTGGCCATATTGCCCACGTCCAGCGATATCCTGGTGTCCTACTCCTCCTACCCAGGTGAGTACTGTGTGACCGGCGCAGCACGCACCTCTCGCACGTTGCGTGGTCTGATGTTTCTGGCGTCTTCTTCCGCTGCAGGTTTCGTGTCTTGGAGGGAGACCAGGACCGGCTCTTGGTACGTGGACAATCTGGACGAGGTCCTCGCTCAGTGCTCCGGGACCCTCGATCTGCAGACGATGCTGGTGATGGTGAGAATCCCGCCTGTGGCGCACACGTCCGATTCCTTCATTTGTGATATCATACTAAGAGACAGGGTTATCTgtggagggtctgtgatgtcaCAGTGAGGGGCGGGGTTATCTGTAGTGGGTCTGTGATGTCACAGTGAGGGGCGGGGTTATgtggagggtctgtgatgtcaCAGTGAGGGGCGGGGTTATCTGTAGTGGGTCTGTGATGTCACAGGGAGGGGATATCTGGAGGGCCGGTGATGTCACAGTGGGGGGCGGGGTTATCTGTGGAGGGTTTGTGATGTCACAGGGAGGGGATATCTGGAGGGCCGGTGATGTCACACTGAGGGGTGGAGTTATCTGTGGAGGGTCTATAATGTCACACTGAGGGGCGTGGTTATCTGTGGAGGGCCTGTGATGTCACAGTGAGGGGCGGGGTTATCTGTGGAGGGTCTGTAATGTCACAGTGAGGGGTGGGGTTATCTGGGGGCCTGTAATGTCACAGTGAGGGGCGGGGTTATCTGGGGGGCCTGTGATGTCACAGTTAGGGGGGTTATCTGTGGAGGGCCTGTGACATCACAGTGAGGGGCGGGGTTATCTGTAGTGGGTCTCTGATGTCACAGGGAGGGGATATCTGGAGGGCCGGTGATGTCACAGTGGGGGGCGGGGTTATCTGTGGAGGGCCGGTGATGTCACAGTGAGGGGCGGGGTTATCTGTGGAGGGTCTGTAATGTCACAGTGAGGGGCGGGGTTATCTGTGGAGGGTCTGTAATGTCACAGTGAGGGGCGGGGTTATCTGGAGGGTCTGTGATGTCACAGTGAGGGGCGGGGTTATCTGGGGGGCCTGTGATGTCACAGTTAGGGGGGTTATCTGTGGAGGGCCTGTGACATCACAGCGAGGGGTGGGGTTATCTGTGGAGGGCCTGTGATGTCACAGTAAGGGGCGGGGTTATCTGGCGATGCTCAGTGGTGACTGTTCCTGATGTTCTGTCCTCTTTTCTGCAGGTTGCAGACAGAGTTGCAGTTAAAGGGACGTACAAGCAGATCCCGGTGTACTTTAATTCTCTCCGGAAGAGATTCTTCTTCAGGACAGACTGATTCTCTTGGCAGCGCCACCTTCTGGCGGGTCGTCCTGGGCCTCGGGATTGGAGCGTTTTATGTTCCACCTTAAAGAGGCGAGAGGTTTGGATTAGCGATCTGCCGGTCGGCACTTAGTGACAGGGGTGCTGCTGGGTAATAAACGCTGGTACTCCCATCGTTGCATATGGTGGCAGAGTGAGGGGCGTGAGATGACCGCTGCGCTGTACGGACTCaggttttgtatttttttgtgtgaaaataataaaaaaaaaagtgaaaaactgcTCACAATCTTCTGTTCACCGCCCgatcgttacagtgtatcagtgcagtcaCCGGATTCCACTGTAACAAACACTCAGCTGCGAGAAGCATTGGGCAGAGCGAGGTCTCCGTCTTTTGGTATAAAATAAATgtctccattcactgacagcaagcggagaATGGTGAGGATTGGAGACGTGCGCTCAGTTAGGGGGTGTCAGGTCTGTTGTGAAGGTGGTCGGCCGGTCAGGACTATCTGCTGGGACTTGTGCCGGTGAGAACCGCGCAGCTGCTGCCGC from the Anomaloglossus baeobatrachus isolate aAnoBae1 chromosome 11, aAnoBae1.hap1, whole genome shotgun sequence genome contains:
- the CASP9 gene encoding caspase-9, with protein sequence MEQRHRQILQRNRVRLVTSLRLEELWDRLLEKEVFTDDMMEEIRAAGTRRDQARQLVIELQTRGSAAFHLFLQCLAESGQQDLADLLQETGGTREVKKPNPLPPIPISKIPERKGPVDQTPKPLDMNTDYPMNFDPCGRCLIINNMAFSEASGLSYRTGSDIDREKLERRMRSYHFDVTVKNNLKAAEIQEELQSLASADHSKRDCCLVVILSHGCETRHTRFPGGVFGTDGVRIPVERIVNFFNGSNCPGLRGKPKLFFIQACGGEEKDRGCAVDLGESGDRPRYPHTDSLQSDATAVRPDREEADEPDALAILPTSSDILVSYSSYPGFVSWRETRTGSWYVDNLDEVLAQCSGTLDLQTMLVMVADRVAVKGTYKQIPVYFNSLRKRFFFRTD